A single Triticum dicoccoides isolate Atlit2015 ecotype Zavitan chromosome 2A, WEW_v2.0, whole genome shotgun sequence DNA region contains:
- the LOC119355921 gene encoding homeobox-leucine zipper protein HOX22-like, whose protein sequence is MDYHHHHQQQQQFLMPPPASLPAQQQLCAPMMGMGMEMGMEMEMEMEMEMEEQLCFVGRGGGGRGAERKRRFTEEQTRSLESMFHAHHAKLEPREKAELARELGLQPRQVAIWFQNKRARWRSKQLEHDFTALRADYDALHSRVESLKHEKLALAAQLQELSERLRERDGGGGGAATATASSSSCNGGGRELDDDKRNVVDVEPPESCVLGGTACGTPADVSASVESECDDHLHYDGAVFPESFCATPELWEPWPWPPVEWNAVA, encoded by the exons ATGGATTACCACCACcatcaccagcagcagcagcagttcctGATGCCTCCGCCGGCGTCGCTGCCGGCGCAGCAGCAGCTGTGCGCGCCGATGATGGGCATGGGCATGGAGATGggcatggagatggagatggagatggagatggagatggaggagCAGCTGTGCTTCGTGGGGAGGGGCGGCGGGGGTCGGGGGGCGGAGAGGAAGCGGCGGTTCACGGAGGAGCAGACACGGTCGCTGGAGTCCATGTTCCACGCGCACCACGCCAAGCTGGAGCCCCGGGAGAAGGCGGAGCTGGCGCGCGAGCTGGGCCTGCAGCCGCGCCAGGTGGCCATCTGGTTCCAGAACAAGCGCGCGCGGTGGCGCTCCAAGCAGCTGGAGCACGACTTCACCGCCCTCCGCGCCGACTACGACGCCCTCCACTCCCGCGTCGAGTCCCTCAAGCACGAGAAGCTCGCCCTCGCCGCACAG TTGCAGGAGCTGAGCGAGAGGCTGAGGgagagggacggcggcggcggtggcgcggcgacCGCCACCGCCAGCAGCAGCAGCTGCAACGGAGGCGGCCGGGAGCTGGACGACGACAAGAGGAACGTCGTCGACGTCGAGCCCCCCGAGAGCTGCGTGCTCGGCGGGACGGCGTGCGGCACGCCGGCGGACGTCTCGGCGTCGGTGGAGTCCGAGTGCGACGACCACCTCCACTACGACGGGGCGGTCTTCCCGGAGTCCTTCTGCGCCACGCCGGAGCTGTGGGAGCCGTGGCCGTGGCCGCCCGTCGAGTGGAACGCGGTGGCTTGA